One genomic segment of Arthrobacter sp. JZ12 includes these proteins:
- a CDS encoding glycerate kinase, which produces MKILIAPDKFKGTLSGAGAAAALAEGILRVLPEAEITAQPIADGGEGTLEAVLATGGVQQETTVRGPIDDTVTASWALTGTTAVIETARASGLEFVTPTPATAAAAHCFGSGQLLAAALDAGATEIVLGVGGSAMTDGGSGALRALGAKVLDSNGDELPLGGLALARAARLDLSGLDRRLRDVRLRIAVDVQNPLHGPDGAAHVFGAQKGADQGLREELDAALVRWAQVLMEATGVDVQRPGAGAAGGFPAAFIACTAAALEPGFDLVADLLGLDAKLAAADLVVTGEGSLDSQSEFGKAPLGLADRALALGLPVLAVAGRITLSEAALQGHGVLGSRSLADIAPSVEAAMNDAGRYAADAAEAVSSAYLSLSRQA; this is translated from the coding sequence ATGAAAATTCTGATCGCACCCGACAAGTTCAAGGGCACCCTGAGCGGGGCCGGCGCGGCCGCCGCTCTGGCCGAAGGTATTCTGCGCGTACTTCCCGAGGCGGAGATCACCGCCCAACCCATCGCCGACGGCGGAGAGGGCACCCTCGAGGCGGTGCTTGCCACGGGCGGCGTGCAGCAGGAAACAACGGTGCGTGGACCAATTGATGACACGGTCACCGCTTCGTGGGCCCTGACCGGCACAACCGCCGTAATTGAAACCGCCCGCGCCAGCGGCCTTGAGTTCGTCACCCCGACGCCGGCAACGGCGGCTGCCGCGCACTGCTTCGGCAGCGGCCAGCTCCTCGCCGCCGCGCTCGACGCCGGTGCCACCGAAATCGTGCTCGGCGTGGGCGGCTCCGCCATGACTGACGGCGGCTCCGGTGCGTTAAGAGCACTTGGGGCGAAGGTCCTGGACAGCAACGGAGATGAGTTGCCGCTCGGCGGGCTCGCGCTGGCGCGGGCGGCCCGGCTTGATCTTTCCGGTTTGGACCGCCGGTTGAGGGATGTTCGCCTGCGTATTGCGGTCGACGTTCAGAATCCGCTTCACGGCCCCGACGGCGCCGCGCATGTCTTCGGCGCCCAGAAGGGTGCCGATCAAGGTCTTCGCGAAGAGCTGGATGCGGCGCTCGTGCGTTGGGCACAGGTCCTCATGGAGGCCACCGGCGTCGATGTCCAGCGCCCGGGTGCCGGTGCGGCTGGCGGATTCCCTGCCGCTTTCATCGCCTGCACCGCGGCCGCTTTGGAACCCGGATTCGATCTTGTTGCCGACCTGCTGGGACTGGACGCCAAGCTGGCAGCTGCGGACCTTGTGGTGACCGGCGAGGGATCGCTCGATAGCCAGTCCGAGTTCGGCAAGGCGCCGTTGGGCCTGGCGGATCGGGCACTGGCACTCGGCCTTCCGGTACTTGCCGTGGCTGGCCGGATCACCCTGTCGGAGGCCGCGTTACAGGGTCACGGGGTGCTCGGTTCGCGCAGCCTCGCCGATATTGCGCCCTCTGTTGAGGCGGCCATGAACGACGCCGGACGGTACGCCGCAGACGCGGCAGAGGCTGTTTCCAGCGCTTATCTTTCCCTCTCGCGTCAGGCTTGA
- a CDS encoding LacI family DNA-binding transcriptional regulator: MAAVTLSGVARHAGVSLATASRVLNGSSRRPAEEIAERVRAAAAELGYVPNAQAQALARSSTGLVGLVVHDISDPYFSSIARGVQHAARQYQRQVLLASTDPSEGAERDAVSAFASHRTDAIILAGSRRAHADPELERELARYEQNGGHVVTIGGSPGSGSTVRVGNAEGAAALVSELVSRGLTRFAILAGPPELNTARERVAGFTDSLKAAGLEAAAVVSSAFTREGGYEAAQECWKQLHGERGICLLAVNDVMAIGAIAGLRDVGAHVPADALVTGFDDIPTLRDFSPALTTVRLPLEQLGELAANLALNPEQGEQGPIQGEVLIRESAGADK; encoded by the coding sequence GTGGCAGCAGTAACCCTCTCCGGCGTCGCACGCCATGCCGGCGTCTCGCTGGCCACCGCCTCGCGCGTACTCAACGGATCGTCGCGCCGACCCGCGGAGGAGATCGCTGAACGTGTCCGAGCCGCCGCTGCTGAGCTCGGCTACGTACCCAACGCGCAGGCCCAGGCTCTGGCGCGGTCCTCCACCGGGCTGGTGGGCCTCGTGGTCCACGACATCTCAGATCCCTACTTCTCATCGATCGCCCGAGGTGTGCAGCACGCCGCACGCCAATACCAGCGCCAGGTGCTGCTGGCCAGCACCGATCCTTCCGAAGGAGCAGAGCGCGACGCCGTCAGCGCCTTCGCCTCGCATCGCACGGACGCGATCATCCTCGCCGGTTCACGGCGGGCGCACGCGGACCCGGAGCTTGAGCGTGAACTGGCCCGGTACGAGCAGAACGGCGGACACGTCGTCACGATCGGCGGATCGCCCGGGTCCGGATCCACGGTCCGGGTGGGCAATGCCGAGGGGGCGGCGGCGCTGGTTTCCGAACTGGTCTCCCGCGGGCTCACCCGGTTCGCCATCCTGGCGGGACCACCGGAGCTCAACACCGCACGGGAGCGGGTTGCCGGCTTCACGGATTCATTGAAGGCAGCCGGACTGGAGGCAGCCGCCGTCGTCAGCAGTGCCTTCACCCGGGAGGGCGGCTACGAGGCAGCGCAGGAATGCTGGAAGCAGCTCCACGGCGAGCGCGGCATCTGCCTGCTGGCCGTCAACGATGTCATGGCCATCGGCGCCATTGCCGGCCTGCGCGACGTCGGCGCCCATGTTCCGGCTGACGCCCTCGTCACCGGCTTCGACGACATCCCCACCCTGCGCGATTTCTCACCCGCCCTGACAACCGTGCGCCTGCCGCTGGAACAGCTGGGCGAACTGGCAGCGAATCTGGCTCTCAACCCGGAGCAGGGCGAACAGGGCCCCATCCAGGGCGAAGTCCTGATCCGTGAATCAGCAGGAGCAGATAAATGA